The following is a genomic window from Sphingomonas sinipercae.
ACGTCAGCGGCGTGCGCAATTCGTGGCTGACGGTGGAGACGAATTCGTCCTTCATCTTCACCGCGCGCCGCTGTTCGGTCACGTCCTGCACGGCAAGGATCGAACGGCCGTCGGAAATGGCCGCGCGCCAGGCGTCGAGGATTCGCCCGTCGGCCATGTGCACGTCGAGACGCCGGCTTGGCGTCGTCCGGATCGAGGTCAGCAGTTCGCCGACGAGCTGCACGGCGTCCCCGTCCCCGAAGGTCCCGGCCCGCGCCGCGGCCATCAGCATCCGCTCCGCATCGCAGCCTTCCTCGCACATCTCGCGGGGAAGCTTCAGCAGGTCGAACAGAAGGTCGTTCCAAAGCACGAGCCGGAGCTGCGGATCGAACACGCCGATGCCTTGCTGGACATGATCGATAGTCGCCCGAAGCAGCTCCGTCTGCCGTTCCAGCGATTGCTTGCGCAGCTCGGCCATGCGGCTGCCAAGGCGCAGCTCGATCAGGTCGGCGACGGTGCGCGCCAGCATTTTAAGCCGGCCGCATTCGCTTTGGGTAAACGTTCGGGGCACCCGGTCGATGACGCATAAGGAGCCGACTGCAACGCCATTGCTGACGACGATCGGCGCGCCGGCGTAGAAACGGATGAAAGGGTCGCCAGTGACGAGCGGGTTCGACGCGAAACGCGGATCCTTGCTCGCGTCCTCGACGATGAAGACGTCCGCTTGCTCGATCGTGTGATTGCAAAAGGCGACGTCGCGGGCAGTACCGCCGGAAAGGCCGCAGGCGCCGCGGAACAGCTGCCGGTCCGGCGCAAGCACGGTGACGAGGGCAATGGGCACGCCGAACAGTTCGGCCGCAAGCTCGGTTACCGCATCGAATTCGGCGTCGCTGCCCTCTTCGTTAAGGTGATAAGCGGCAATCGTCTCCTGCCGCAGCAGCTCGGGCGCCGCCGTGTCCTCCGCCACATCTTTCCCCGCCCCAGTCACGGCGCCTGCGTAATGCGCCTTGCAGAAATAAACGAGCCCTTTACGCTTGGCGGCTCAGGACGCGGTTGAGGAGATGCCCGGTGAAAACTGTTGCAGCAGCTTGCCTATTCGCGTCGGCCGCTTTGCTGAGCGCGCCCGCAAGCGCCCAAATCGAAATCGGAATCCAGATCGCCGGGCGGGTTGCCGGCAGCTGCCGTGCGCTCCAGGTCGCCAACACGGTCGTCCTGCGCTGCAGCGCGCCGGTCATGCGGACCGAAGCCGCGAAGCTGGCCGGTCAGGCGAAAGTGGTGACGGTCGCCCCAGCCATTTAGGGCGCGCCGCAGGTCGCGCCGGCCTGAGGGTCGATCAGCGGCGTGATCGTGACGATAAGATTGTCCTGGTAGGTCGGTGCGGGCAGCTTGCCCTGGCCGCCCTGGAGCAAGGTCGTGGTCAACGGGATGCGCATCCCTTGGCTGCCCGCGGTTCCGCTAAGGCCGGCGCGGCTGCAAACCACGCGAATGCTGCTGGTGTCGGCGGGGCTCCGAGTCTGGCCGAGCAGGCTTGCCTGGTAATTGATGGCCTGCGTCGCGATTGCGGTATTCCCGCCCGGGTAGCCGAGCTTGTAGCCTTTCTCCGACCGCATCTCGACCGAATAGGGACCCGAGCTGGCAACGCGGATGTAGCCGGTGCGCGGTCCCGGATCGGAGGCCACCTGCGAATCCGACTTCGCGCCAATCTCCCCGAAGTCGAGGGCCGGGCCGACGTAGCTTGCCTGCAGCCCCGACAGCACGTTGACGTTGATCTGGATCGCGTTGGTGACCTTAGTCGCCACGGTCACGTCGCGCATGCCGCCGGTGCCGTTGCACACGTAAAGGATGTCGAAGCGGATCGGCTGGCCGGCGGACAGGTCGAGCCCGGCGGGAATGGTCACGACCAGGTTGAATGGCGTCGACTGGTCAGGCGCCGAAGCGCCGCCGAAGTTGTAATAGATTTCGCCGGGGTTCTGCGACCCGATGGCTGGGCGGCTTCCCGTCGCGCCTTCAGTGTAGAGGACGCTCACCCCGTTATACAGCACCTGGTAGTTGGGCGTGCCCGCCGCCTTGGTCAGCACGAAATTGACGGTCTGCGTTTTCGCGCCGCCATTGGCGAAGCGGGTGAGCACCAGCGGAATGGTCACCTGCTGCAGCCCGTTCGGCCCGAACGGATCGTAGGTGATCGAGGAGGAGGCCTGCGCCGAACCCGTCACTCCGCACGCCGTCTGGGCGAGGGCAGGAGTCGCGCCGAACCAGGACGCGACCGCAACGGCGAGTGCGAGCCACTTGAGCTTGATCATTTCACATCCTGTGCTGGCTGTGCGGGCTTGAGCTCGCCCACGGTGACGACGCCTTCCGCGTCCTTCGCGATGGTGATCGTGTAGACCGACCTGCTCTCGTCATTCATTCGGACGACCCAGGTGCCGGGACCCAGGCCGGTCGCCCCGAAGCGCCCTTCACGGTTCGTGAAGATGGTGCTGTCCTGCGCTTGCGTCCCGCCTTGCTGGTGCGCGGTCCCGCTTTCGAGCGACAGCGGCTTGCCTGCCCCATCCAGCAGCCGCCCGACCGCGGTCACGTTGAACGCCGACCCGGCGGTGACGACATAGCCGCTGCGGTAGGCGGGAAACACGCGGAAGCTTCCCTGGCCAAGGTCGGCCGTCACTGGAGCGTCCGGCGCGTCGATGGCCACCGTGCGGTCGAGATAGGACGCCAGCGCCGAGTGGAGCGCGGTACCCAGCCCGCCGGTTTCGGCGACATAGCCGAACGGCGTCTTCTCGACTTCGACCGAGGCCCCCTTCAATGAACGGTGGGCATCGACGATCGCGAAACTGTCGTACACCGGCCGGCCAATGGAAAATGCGCCGTCCGCGAACGCGACGGAGCCAGCGACTCGCACCGACGAGCGTTGCGACAGCGACTGGCCGAACAAATTGTCGAAGCTGCCGAAGTGGCTGAAGCCAAGCTCCGCACGGTTGGCAAGGTAGTTGGCGGTGATGTTCGCCCCCGATCCGCCGCCGCCGTGATCGATGTCGCCGGCAAGGTTGTACGACCCGACGCCGTAGCCGTGGAAGGTCGAGTAAGAGAGGCGGGCCCGGTCGAAGCGCGTGTCATATTCCGCGCGCAGGTTCGAGGCGCTGCCGATCCGCCAGGTGGCGGTGACCAGCCCGGAAAAACGGCGTTCGAAGT
Proteins encoded in this region:
- a CDS encoding GAF domain-containing sensor histidine kinase — translated: MTGAGKDVAEDTAAPELLRQETIAAYHLNEEGSDAEFDAVTELAAELFGVPIALVTVLAPDRQLFRGACGLSGGTARDVAFCNHTIEQADVFIVEDASKDPRFASNPLVTGDPFIRFYAGAPIVVSNGVAVGSLCVIDRVPRTFTQSECGRLKMLARTVADLIELRLGSRMAELRKQSLERQTELLRATIDHVQQGIGVFDPQLRLVLWNDLLFDLLKLPREMCEEGCDAERMLMAAARAGTFGDGDAVQLVGELLTSIRTTPSRRLDVHMADGRILDAWRAAISDGRSILAVQDVTEQRRAVKMKDEFVSTVSHELRTPLTSIGGSLAILKKTGADGLDARGLQMLDIATKNVERLGALINDILDMEKIGSGSLSMRCEPLDVRELIIEVSEHTRPFAATHQVGISIQTDAQPLIVLGDRGRLQQAVINLISNACKFSPPGASVRVSARRQGDEALVEVEDDGPGIPVEFRPHIFGRFAQAGPDHQQGRPGSGLGLAITKAIVEKHEGEIGFRTEIDSGSCFWIKLPLRERG